A section of the Callithrix jacchus isolate 240 chromosome 14, calJac240_pri, whole genome shotgun sequence genome encodes:
- the LOC144579124 gene encoding uncharacterized protein LOC144579124 — translation MPEEKKCSRPLASLSASAAASAARNHPALQGTALVKRCVRWARAEAGPRPFHSCGVWCVPPAPILLLQGWAPRRAAKQQADSPAGEKPRKCNGKRSGGHTCCSLLFCCHVKKDVFASPSAMMGSQRALWSFCYVRIQQEDGCL, via the exons AAGAGAAGAAGTGCAGCCGGCCTCTGGCCTCCTTGTCGGCCTCTGCCGCCGCTTCCGCAGCCCGAAATCATCCCGCCCTCCAAGGCACCGCCCTGGTGAAACGGTGTGTGCGGTGGGCTCGGGCAGAGGCGGGTCCCCGCCCTTTCCATTCCTGTGGAGTGTGGTGTGTGCCCCCTGCACCCATCCTTTTACTGCAGGGGTGGGCACCCCGGCGAGCCGCAAAACAGCAGGCAGACTCCCCTGCTGGAGAGAAGCCGAGGAAGTGCAATGGCAAGAGGAGCGGCGGCCACACCTGCTGCT CACTTCtcttctgctgccatgtaaagaaggatgtgtttgcttccccttctgctatgatg GGATCCCAGAGAGCTCTCTGGTCCTTCTGCTATGTGAGAATACAGCAAGAAGATGGCTGTCTCTGA